Sequence from the Catenuloplanes indicus genome:
CCGGCCTGGTCCAGCTGTTCCACGGCCTGGCCACGCTGCCGTCGCTGGACGGCGTCACGGTGCTGGTCAACGCGGACGAGGAGATCGGCTCGACCGGCTCGCGCGGGCTGATCGACGAGGCCGTTACCGGCGCCCGGGCCGCGCTGATCTGCGAGCCGAGCGCGACCGGCGGCGCGCTGAAGACCGCGCGCAAGGGGATCGGCCGCTGGCGCGTCGAGGTCACCGGGCGCGCGGCCCACGCCGGGCTGGAGCCGCATCTCGGGGTGAACGCGGCCGTCGAGCTGGCACACCAGACGCTCGCCGTGGCCGCGCTCGGCCGCGGCGACACCACCGTCACACCGACCCTGGCCGACGCCGGGACCAGCGACAACACGGTACCGGCCGGTGCGGCGCTGACGATCGACATGCGCGGGTTCGACCCGGCGGAGTTCACCCGGGTGGAGACGGCGCTGCACGACCTTCGCCCGGTGCTGCCGGGCGCCGCGATCACGGTGACCGGCGGCGTGTCCCGGCCGCCGATGCCGCCGGACGCGTCCGCGGCACTGCACCGGCTGGCACACGTCGCGGCCGCGCGGCTCGGGCAGCCCGCGCTGCCGGGCGTGGCGGTGGGCGGCGCGTCGGACGGCAACCTGACCGCCGCGCGCGGCGTGCCGACGCTGGACGGGCTGGGCGCGGTCGGCGGGAACGCGCACGCGGAGGGCGAGTGGGTCGATCTCGCGGCGATGCCGGGACGGGCCGCGCTGCTGGCCGCGCTGATCACGCAGATCCGGAGCGCCTGACCGTCCGCCCACTATGCAGTGACACAGCGTGCCGTCACGTACGGTGGCGAAAATACTTTTTGGACGCCGATTGAACTAAGGCACACCCGTTTTCGTTTTCCTGGCGGATTCGGCCTAGAGAGGGTTCCCCGCTGTGCCTCAGATGAGCCTCCGGACACTGACCGATGTCGGCCGCGGCGCCACCGGCATCGTCCTCACAGGACTCGCGATCGTCACGTTGGTCGCCGCCACCATCAGCTGGGGCGTCGCGATCGCCGCCGACGACGACCTCACCGGCCGCACGGTCGACGACCGGCAACTCGCCGCCGTCCTCAGCGCCGCGCACTCCTGCCCGATGCTCTCCTCACACCGGCTCGCCGGGCAGCTGATGGCCGAGTCCGGCCTGAACGCGGCCGCGACCGGCACCGAGTCCGGCGGCTCCGGACTGGCCGGGCTGACCGACGAGGACTGGAAGAAGTGGGCGCCGTGGCCTGGCGCCGCCCGCACCGACACGTACGCGTCCGTGCTCGCGATGGCGCACAAGATGTGCTCGCTCAGCGGCGAACTGCGGCAGGCCGGCC
This genomic interval carries:
- a CDS encoding M20 family metallopeptidase, translated to MHAGEMTDDLATLVAVESPSTDDEALAVSARVVAALGTRLLGTAPQRHGPHLVWRHGPTTVLVAGHHDTVWPVGTLARWPFTIDGDRATGPGCFDMKAGLVQLFHGLATLPSLDGVTVLVNADEEIGSTGSRGLIDEAVTGARAALICEPSATGGALKTARKGIGRWRVEVTGRAAHAGLEPHLGVNAAVELAHQTLAVAALGRGDTTVTPTLADAGTSDNTVPAGAALTIDMRGFDPAEFTRVETALHDLRPVLPGAAITVTGGVSRPPMPPDASAALHRLAHVAAARLGQPALPGVAVGGASDGNLTAARGVPTLDGLGAVGGNAHAEGEWVDLAAMPGRAALLAALITQIRSA